A single Methylobacterium sp. 17Sr1-1 DNA region contains:
- the hmpA gene encoding NO-inducible flavohemoprotein gives MPSPLSPATIALVKATVPALEVYGSAITRRMYERLFQDPAIRDLFNQSHHGETGSQPKALANAVLAYARHIDDLGALAGAVERIAQKHVTLAILPAHYTSVAEALLGAIRDVLGDAATPEICAAWGEAYWFLAGILIDREAAIYHDHAARPGGWTGWRDFRIESVTAESETIRSFVLVPVDGGKVLRHEPGQYLGLRLDLPGDGAQDPGVLKRNYSISCAPNDRAYRITVKREAAPGRPAGLVSSWLHDTAHPGTVLGVAAPAGDFALDRASTAPVVLVSGGVGLTPMMSMLETIHAETPARPTWYVHGALNGRVHAMAGHARRLAAECPAIRLHTIYEAPEAADRLGVDHDAVGRITPDWLAAHTPAAEAIYYLCGPKPFLASLVHGLARLGVPAARIRYEFFGPADELVEEARQAA, from the coding sequence ATGCCGTCTCCGCTGAGCCCCGCCACCATCGCTCTCGTCAAGGCCACCGTGCCCGCCCTGGAGGTGTACGGCTCCGCCATCACCCGCCGGATGTACGAGCGCCTGTTCCAGGACCCGGCGATCCGTGACCTGTTCAACCAGTCGCATCACGGCGAGACCGGCTCGCAGCCGAAAGCCCTGGCGAATGCGGTTCTGGCCTATGCGCGCCACATCGACGATCTCGGCGCGCTCGCCGGCGCGGTCGAGCGCATCGCCCAGAAGCACGTCACCCTGGCGATCCTGCCGGCCCATTACACCTCCGTCGCCGAGGCGTTGCTCGGGGCGATCCGGGACGTGCTCGGCGACGCCGCGACCCCGGAGATCTGCGCCGCCTGGGGCGAGGCCTACTGGTTCCTGGCCGGCATCCTGATCGATCGGGAGGCGGCGATCTACCACGATCACGCCGCGCGACCCGGCGGCTGGACCGGTTGGCGCGACTTCCGCATCGAGAGCGTGACGGCCGAGAGCGAGACGATCCGCTCCTTCGTGCTGGTGCCGGTGGATGGCGGAAAGGTGCTGCGCCACGAGCCCGGCCAATATCTGGGCCTCCGCCTCGACCTGCCGGGCGACGGGGCACAGGATCCGGGTGTGCTCAAGCGCAACTACTCGATCTCCTGCGCGCCGAACGACCGCGCCTACCGCATCACCGTCAAGCGCGAGGCCGCGCCGGGCCGGCCCGCCGGCCTAGTCTCGTCCTGGCTGCACGACACGGCCCATCCCGGCACGGTGCTCGGCGTCGCGGCGCCCGCCGGCGACTTCGCGCTCGATCGCGCCTCGACCGCGCCGGTGGTGCTGGTGAGCGGCGGCGTCGGCCTCACCCCGATGATGAGCATGCTGGAGACGATCCACGCCGAGACGCCGGCGCGGCCGACCTGGTACGTCCACGGGGCGCTGAACGGCCGGGTCCACGCCATGGCCGGGCACGCCCGGCGGCTGGCCGCCGAATGCCCGGCGATCCGCCTGCACACGATCTACGAGGCGCCGGAAGCCGCCGACCGGCTCGGCGTCGATCACGACGCCGTCGGCCGCATCACGCCGGACTGGCTCGCCGCCCACACCCCGGCGGCGGAGGCGATCTACTACCTGTGCGGCCCGAAGCCCTTCCTCGCGAGCCTCGTCCACGGCCTCGCGCGCCTGGGCGTGCCGGCGGCGCGCATCCGCTACGAGTTCTTCGGGCCGGCGGACGAGCTGGTGGAGGAGGCGCGCCAAGCGGCGTGA
- a CDS encoding Rrf2 family transcriptional regulator produces MRLTRYTDYALRTLLYLGANEPRQSSIAEIARAYGISENHLTKVVHQLGRLGLVRTIRGRGGGLRLALSPGEIVVGAVVRQTEEDLALVECFGEGACAITPACRLRRALAEALAAFLAVLDGYTLADLLAGGAAPDLARLLGLPEPGGERVGV; encoded by the coding sequence ATGCGCCTGACGCGCTACACCGACTACGCCCTGCGCACGCTGCTCTATCTCGGGGCGAACGAGCCGCGGCAGAGCTCCATCGCGGAGATCGCCCGGGCCTACGGCATCTCCGAGAACCACCTGACCAAGGTGGTGCACCAGCTCGGCCGGCTCGGCCTGGTACGCACCATCCGCGGCCGCGGCGGCGGCCTGCGCCTGGCGCTGAGCCCCGGCGAGATCGTGGTCGGCGCGGTGGTGCGGCAGACCGAGGAGGACCTGGCCCTGGTCGAGTGCTTCGGCGAGGGGGCCTGCGCCATCACTCCGGCCTGCCGCCTGCGCCGCGCACTGGCTGAGGCGCTCGCCGCCTTCCTGGCGGTGCTTGACGGCTACACCCTGGCGGACCTGCTGGCGGGAGGCGCGGCCCCGGACCTGGCGCGCCTGCTGGGCCTGCCGGAGCCGGGGGGTGAGCGGGTGGGGGTGTAG
- a CDS encoding NAD(P)-dependent oxidoreductase, which translates to MSEAAGIRVALSGAGGQIGAVLRPRLLDAGIVLRSGGGPTALAPLSDSETVTTGDLRDAAAVDRLLEGTEVLVHMAGTSVEKPLPEVIENNLRALQAVYEGARRHRLRRVIFASSNHAFGMHSVNDRLAIDAPFRPDGAYGLSKAWGELMGQMYWDRHGIEGVALRIGSALPRPTEFRHLSTWLGHDDLAQLVLRSITAPIPGYVAVWGASNNPRSYWDNSAAAAVIGYRPTQSAEDWAEEILAQENPLDPVARTLQGGSFTTIDYTPLAERPGRDR; encoded by the coding sequence ATGAGCGAGGCAGCGGGAATCCGGGTCGCCCTGTCGGGGGCGGGGGGCCAGATCGGGGCGGTGCTGCGGCCGCGGCTCCTCGATGCCGGGATCGTCCTGCGCTCCGGCGGGGGGCCGACGGCGCTGGCGCCGCTCTCCGACTCCGAGACGGTGACGACGGGCGACCTGCGCGACGCCGCGGCGGTCGACCGGCTGCTCGAGGGAACGGAGGTCCTGGTGCACATGGCCGGCACCAGCGTCGAGAAGCCGCTGCCGGAGGTGATCGAGAACAACTTACGTGCCCTCCAGGCGGTCTACGAGGGCGCCCGCCGCCATCGCCTGCGGCGGGTGATCTTCGCCAGTTCCAACCACGCCTTCGGCATGCACTCGGTGAACGACCGGCTCGCCATCGACGCGCCGTTCCGGCCCGACGGCGCCTACGGCCTGAGCAAGGCCTGGGGCGAGCTGATGGGGCAGATGTACTGGGACCGGCACGGCATCGAGGGGGTGGCGTTGCGCATCGGCAGCGCCCTGCCGCGGCCGACCGAGTTCCGCCACCTCTCGACCTGGCTCGGCCACGACGACCTCGCCCAGCTCGTGCTGCGCAGCATCACGGCACCGATCCCGGGCTACGTCGCGGTCTGGGGCGCCTCGAACAACCCACGCAGCTACTGGGACAACAGCGCGGCGGCCGCCGTGATCGGCTACCGGCCGACCCAGTCGGCGGAAGATTGGGCCGAGGAGATCCTCGCACAGGAGAACCCCCTCGATCCGGTCGCCCGCACCCTCCAAGGGGGCAGCTTCACGACGATCGACTACACGCCGCTGGCCGAGCGGCCGGGGCGGGACAGGTGA
- a CDS encoding MucR family transcriptional regulator, with protein MSQEDLVQEVDFVALTADVVSAYVANNSVPAAELAGLIGTVHTAFVTLGQPAAKEAEKPVPLMPIKKTVTPDYLISLEDGRQYKSLKRHLSTRGLTPEEYRRKWGLPHDYPMVAANYAAQRSELAKSIGLGRGRNVAAAAKRAASDAVVTAPAVEAKAETKTAKRGRARSA; from the coding sequence GTGTCACAAGAAGATCTGGTCCAGGAGGTCGATTTCGTCGCCCTCACCGCCGACGTCGTATCGGCCTACGTCGCCAACAACTCCGTCCCGGCCGCCGAACTGGCCGGCCTGATCGGCACCGTGCACACCGCCTTCGTCACCCTCGGCCAGCCGGCCGCCAAGGAGGCGGAGAAGCCGGTCCCGCTGATGCCGATCAAGAAGACGGTGACGCCGGACTACCTGATCAGCCTCGAGGACGGCCGCCAGTACAAGTCGCTCAAGCGCCACCTGTCGACCCGCGGGCTCACCCCCGAGGAGTACCGCCGCAAGTGGGGCCTGCCGCACGACTACCCGATGGTCGCCGCCAACTACGCCGCCCAGCGCTCCGAGCTGGCGAAGAGCATCGGGCTGGGCCGGGGCCGCAACGTCGCGGCCGCTGCCAAGCGGGCCGCCTCCGACGCCGTCGTGACGGCGCCGGCCGTCGAAGCCAAGGCCGAGACCAAGACGGCCAAGCGCGGGCGCGCGCGCAGCGCGTGA
- the speB gene encoding agmatinase produces MDQAKLAALRGRYLDATGGDIDDPDFAKAAAQQFSESDRRKWPFADPATFLDLPFRPEAATLPDFGGLDVALIGVPMDLGVTNRAGARHGPRAVRAVERIGPYEHVLRITPAAELKAADIGDVPFRSRFSLESCHEDIEAFFSTVVKAGVVPLAVGGDHSISRATLRAVGASRPVGMIHIDAHCDTGGVYEGSKFHHGGPFRQAVLDGVLDPERTIQIGIRGGAEYLWEFSYVSGMTVIHAEEVPRLGLPAVIARAREVAGDGPTYLSFDVDSLDPGFAPGTGTPEMGGLSPREVLDLLRGLAGLNIVGGDVVEVAPQYDPTGNTAQCAAQVLFELLCLVAAGRRG; encoded by the coding sequence ATGGATCAGGCCAAGCTCGCCGCCCTGCGTGGCCGCTACCTCGACGCGACCGGCGGCGACATCGACGACCCGGATTTCGCCAAGGCCGCCGCGCAGCAATTCAGCGAGAGCGACCGGCGCAAGTGGCCCTTCGCCGACCCGGCGACCTTCCTCGACCTGCCGTTCCGCCCCGAGGCCGCGACGCTGCCCGATTTCGGCGGGCTCGACGTGGCACTGATCGGGGTGCCGATGGATCTCGGCGTCACCAACCGGGCCGGCGCCCGCCACGGGCCGCGGGCGGTGCGGGCGGTGGAGCGCATCGGCCCCTACGAGCACGTGCTGCGCATCACCCCGGCGGCGGAGCTGAAGGCGGCCGATATCGGCGACGTGCCGTTCCGCAGCCGCTTCTCCCTCGAGAGCTGCCACGAGGACATCGAGGCGTTCTTTTCCACCGTGGTCAAGGCGGGCGTGGTGCCGCTGGCGGTCGGCGGCGACCACTCGATCAGCCGCGCGACCCTGCGGGCGGTGGGTGCGTCGCGCCCGGTCGGCATGATCCACATCGACGCCCATTGCGATACCGGCGGCGTCTACGAGGGCTCGAAGTTCCACCACGGCGGACCGTTCCGCCAGGCGGTGCTCGACGGCGTGCTCGATCCGGAGCGCACGATCCAGATCGGCATCCGGGGCGGCGCCGAGTACCTGTGGGAGTTCTCCTACGTCTCCGGCATGACGGTGATCCACGCCGAGGAGGTGCCGCGGCTCGGGCTGCCGGCGGTGATCGCCCGGGCCCGCGAGGTCGCGGGCGACGGCCCGACCTACCTCTCTTTCGACGTCGACAGCCTCGATCCCGGCTTCGCGCCGGGCACCGGCACGCCGGAGATGGGCGGGCTCTCCCCGCGCGAGGTGCTGGATCTGCTGCGGGGGCTCGCCGGCCTGAACATCGTCGGCGGCGACGTGGTCGAGGTGGCGCCGCAATACGATCCGACCGGCAACACGGCGCAATGTGCCGCGCAGGTGCTGTTCGAGCTCCTGTGCCTGGTGGCGGCGGGGCGGCGGGGTTAG
- a CDS encoding SMP-30/gluconolactonase/LRE family protein, translating to MWTPTTRYPDPAIEVIDPSFARYRVFSAGIERLATGCRWSEGPVWFGDGRYLLWSDIPNNRILRYDEESGAVSVFRKPSNFANGNTRDRQGRLVTCEHGGRRVTRTEYDGAITVLADAYEGKRLNSPNDVVVASDGAVWFTDPPFGILGNYEGERAEPESPQNVYRLDPETGVLAAVATDLAGPNGLCFSPDESILYLVESRAQPNRRILAYDVANGRLTNRRVHIDAGPGTPDGFRCDTDGNLWCGWGMGSDALDGVMVYNPEGTLIGRIRLPERCANLCFGGRHRNRLFMAASQSLYALYVDAQGVAGG from the coding sequence GTGTGGACGCCGACGACCCGGTATCCCGACCCCGCCATCGAGGTCATCGACCCCTCCTTCGCCCGCTACCGGGTGTTCAGCGCCGGGATCGAGCGCCTCGCCACCGGCTGCCGCTGGAGCGAGGGGCCGGTCTGGTTCGGCGACGGGCGCTACCTCCTGTGGAGCGACATCCCGAACAACCGCATCCTGCGCTACGACGAGGAGAGCGGCGCGGTCTCGGTGTTCCGCAAGCCGTCGAACTTCGCCAACGGCAACACCCGAGACCGCCAGGGCCGCCTCGTCACCTGCGAGCATGGCGGGCGGCGGGTGACGCGCACCGAGTATGACGGCGCGATCACGGTGCTGGCCGACGCTTACGAGGGCAAGCGCCTCAACTCGCCCAACGACGTGGTGGTGGCCTCCGACGGCGCGGTCTGGTTCACCGATCCGCCCTTCGGCATCCTCGGCAATTACGAGGGCGAGCGGGCCGAGCCGGAATCGCCCCAGAACGTCTACCGCCTCGACCCGGAGACCGGGGTGCTGGCAGCCGTCGCCACCGACCTCGCAGGGCCGAACGGCCTGTGCTTCTCCCCCGACGAATCGATCCTCTACCTCGTCGAATCGCGGGCGCAGCCGAATCGCCGCATCCTCGCCTACGACGTCGCGAACGGGCGGCTGACGAACCGGCGCGTCCACATTGACGCCGGACCCGGCACGCCGGACGGCTTCCGCTGCGACACCGACGGCAACCTGTGGTGTGGCTGGGGCATGGGCTCGGACGCCCTCGACGGGGTGATGGTCTACAATCCGGAAGGCACCCTGATCGGCCGCATCCGCCTGCCGGAGCGCTGCGCCAACCTCTGCTTCGGCGGCCGCCACCGCAACCGGCTGTTCATGGCGGCGAGCCAGTCGCTCTACGCGCTCTACGTCGACGCGCAGGGCGTGGCCGGGGGGTGA